Proteins from a single region of Dyadobacter fanqingshengii:
- a CDS encoding type II toxin-antitoxin system HicA family toxin gives MTSREALKLLKHDGWYEKMQKGSHLQLVHPFKRGKITIPMHSGDLKPATLHSILRQAGLK, from the coding sequence ATGACTTCAAGAGAAGCTCTCAAATTGCTTAAACACGACGGTTGGTATGAGAAAATGCAGAAAGGAAGTCATTTGCAATTGGTCCACCCTTTCAAAAGAGGCAAAATAACAATTCCAATGCACAGTGGGGATCTGAAACCAGCAACATTGCACAGCATATTAAGACAAGCTGGGCTGAAATAA